The Juglans microcarpa x Juglans regia isolate MS1-56 chromosome 2S, Jm3101_v1.0, whole genome shotgun sequence genome has a window encoding:
- the LOC121251416 gene encoding transcription factor ICE1-like: MLPRSTSGVVWMEGPGGGEEEDTASWTRNNNEGEPGKNDDIGLGMPLSSFKSMLENDWYINNNALNPPQQDLHNHLRGLPNPQDVRDISFCSNPNDNNNLLLQTLDSSSSCSPSQAFSLDPSQAQSPFLPHKSCFSSLINAVCSNPFDNAFDLGLDTGLLGPFNPAASNSPALIGFTAWNSQPQIGAPELSSASAFQSTRLLPISDTSAGLDGGFISTCFEDFDNSGSALFLNRAKVLRPLEVFPQVGSPPTLFQKRAALRQGAEKSGNLEVSGVRFDENSANLESRRKNNDVSGDVDDASIDFSGVNYDSDEFEGVGKVEENVKKGGSNSNANSTVTGGVQKGKRKGLPAKNLMAERRRRKKLNDRLYMLRSVVPKISKMDRASILGDAIDYLKELLQKINDLHNELDSSPPGSLLPPSASFHPSTPTPPTLPCRVKEELCPSSLPSPKSQQARVEVRVREGRAVNIHMFCARRPGLLLSTMRTLDNLGLDIQQAVISCFNGFALDVFRAEQCGEGQDVLPEQIKAVLLDSTGCPSMM, encoded by the exons ATGCTTCCGAGGTCTACAAGCGGCGTCGTTTGGATGGAAGGAccaggaggaggagaagaagaagacacaGCGTCGTGGACCAGAAACAACAATGAAGGCGAGCCTGGCAAGAACGACGACATTGGTCTGGGGATGCCTCTCTCTTCCTTCAAGTCCATGCTCGAGAATGACTGGTACATCAACAACAACGCCCTGAACCCACCTCAACAGGACCTCCATAACCATCTCCGTGGTCTTCCAAACCCGCAAGATGTCAGAGACATTAGCTTTTGCTCGAACCCAAACGACAACAATAACCTTCTTTTGCAGACCTTGGACTCGTCCTCTTCCTGTTCTCCGTCGCAGGCTTTCAGTCTCGACCCCTCACAGGCACAGTCCCCCTTCTTGCCCCACAAATCTTGCTTCTCTTCGCTTATCAACGCCGTTTGCTCCAACCCTTTTGACAATGCCTTCGATTTGGGCCTCGATACCGGGCTTCTCGGCCCGTTCAACCCAGCTGCTTCGAACTCCCCTGCTTTGATAGGCTTCACGGCCTGGAACTCTCAGCCCCAGATTGGTGCTCCCGAACTGAGTTCTGCCTCCGCGTTTCAATCAACTCGGTTGCTGCCGATATCTGACACTTCCGCCGGACTTGATGGCGGGTTTATCTCAACGTGTTTCGAGGATTTTGACAACTCAGGGAGTGCTCTATTTCTGAACAGAGCAAAAGTTCTCAGACCCCTCGAGGTCTTCCCACAAGTGGGTTCGCCACCCACCCTGTTTCAGAAGCGAGCGGCGCTTCGGCAAGGAGCTGAAAAGTCTGGGAATCTGGAGGTTTCGGGCGTTAGGTTCGACGAAAATTCGGCGAATTTGGAGAGTAGGAGGAAGAATAATGACGTTTCGGGTGATGTTGATGACGCGAGCATCGACTTTTCAGGTGTAAATTACGATTCGGATGAGTTTGAAGGCGTTGGTAAGGTGGAGGAGAATGTTAAGAAGGGTGGGAGCAATTCTAACGCCAACAGTACTGTCACTGGCGGAGTTCAGAAGGGAAAGAGGAAGGGGCTGCCGGCAAAGAATCTGATGGCTGAAAGGAGGCGAAGAAAGAAGCTTAATGATAGGCTTTACATGCTTAGGTCTGTTGTACCCAAGATTAGCAAG ATGGATAGAGCTTCTATTCTTGGGGATGCCATTGACTACTTAAAGGAGCTTCTGCAAAAGATCAATGACCTCCATAATGAGCTGGACTCATCCCCACCCGGGTCTTTGCTGCCACCTTCTGCAAGCTTTCACCCTTCGACACCAACTCCACCTACGCTTCCCTGTCGTGTCAAGGAAGAGCTTTGTCCGAGCTCTTTGCCAAGCCCTAAAAGCCAACAGGCACGG GTGGAGGTTCGAGTAAGGGAAGGAAGAGCTGTCAACATCCACATGTTTTGTGCCCGTAGACCGGGTCTCTTGCTTTCCACTATGAGGACTCTGGACAACCTGGGGTTAGACATACAGCAGGCTGTAATTAGCTGCTTCAATGGGTTTGCCCTGGATGTGTTTCGAGCTGAG CAATGCGGGGAAGGCCAGGATGTGTTGCCCGAGCAGATTAAAGCAGTACTCTTGGACTCAACCGGCTGCCCCAGTATGATGTAA